The following are from one region of the Mesotoga infera genome:
- a CDS encoding ROK family protein, translating to LAFANAIMLLDPARLLIGGGIGFNQYDRIFPIIDSTLRKVLPQELYRPDLLVRAALEPYSVVIGGAYFAQKELLLKEVLGGTSGF from the coding sequence CTTGCATTTGCCAATGCAATTATGCTTCTCGATCCGGCAAGACTTCTGATAGGAGGTGGTATTGGCTTCAACCAGTATGACCGGATTTTCCCGATAATCGACAGCACTCTGAGGAAGGTTCTTCCTCAAGAGCTTTACAGACCTGATCTACTTGTCAGAGCGGCCCTTGAGCCTTACAGTGTTGTCATCGGCGGAGCTTATTTTGCTCAGAAAGAGTTGCTCCTTAAAGAGGT